In Paraburkholderia youngii, the genomic stretch TTTCTGGTTTCAATGAATTCGTCCTTTCGGCGCAAGAGGGTAGCTTCACGGCGGCCGGCGCCAGGCTGGGACTGACCAGCAGCGCGGTGGGCAAAGCGGTTACGCGACTTGAAAGACGGCTGGCCACCAAGCTGGTACACCGCACCACGCGTCGCCTGACACTGACCAGCGAGGGCGAGGCATACCTTGCAAGCTGCCTGCGCGTGCTCAACGACCTTGAGGAAACTGAGAGTTATCTCACCACGGGGCGGCAGGAGCCGGTGGGCAAGGTCAGACTGGAATTGCCGGCGACGTTCGGCCGCCGACACGTTTTGCCGGCATTGCTCGAACTCTCGAATCGCCATCCGCGTCTCGACCTTTCCGCGAACTTCAGCGAACGGCGCGCCGACCTGATTGCAGAGGGCGTCGACGTGGCGGTTCGCATCGGAGAGCTCAGGGATGATTCCGATATCGCTGCGCGCAGGCTGGGCGAACAGCGATTGATCATCTGTGCGGCCAGCAGCTACCTCCAGCTGCACGGGGTACCGCAGACGAGAGAGGATCTGCTGAATCATGATTGCATCGTCGGTCTACGGAGAAGCGAACCTGCGCAATGGCTGCTGAAGAATTTGCAGGACACTTTTGAGCCGACGGCAGTCAGGGTACGGTACGAGTTGGGCGACGGCGAGGCAATGCTGAATACTGCACTAGCTGGATGCGGACTTGCTCAGCTGCCAACCTGGCTTGTCGGCGAGCATTTGCGCAGCGGCGCGCTGGTTCAAGTATTGCAGCCGTGGTCTGGCGGCGAAATGCCAGTACACGTTATCTGGCCACGAACGAAATATATCCAGCCGCGGATTCGTGTGGTTATCGACGAGCTCGTGCGCCTGTCAGATCAACCGGGCTCCGGCTTCCGAGCTTGAGATAGCGACGCGTGATTGCCCCGACCGCACGCTGTTATCAGGGGAAAATGACGTCTGGAATGGCACGCTCAAGTTGCTCGGCTCGCTCGTACACAGCCTGCATGAACCGGCTTGCATTATGGGATGGCGGGGCAAAGCGTGAATAGACGAAGTTTGCTGTCAGTTCGATCTTTTCACGCAGCGGTCGAATGGCGAGCGAACTCCCGGTAGTCGCGAAGTTATCGACGATGGTCACGCCCAATCCACCTTCGACGAGGGCCAGCGCCTGGTCTGAGCGCATTACGTCAATGGTTGACTTGAGGTCGACGCCTGCCTGCTGGCAAGCCTGCGCGATGACGGTTCCGAACGGGATGTCGCGCTTGAACAGCACGATCGGCTCAGTGACCAGATCGGCGAGCGATATGCTCTCGCGCGCTGCGAGCCTGTGATGATTGGGCATTGCGCAGACCATATGCCCGTACATGAACGGCACGTTGTGGAGATGCTCGTGCGCGACCGGCATCGCGGAGATGGCGACCTCGGCCTCTTTGCTGAGCAGTTCCATCGGCATGTCGGCCATCAGCGTCGTCTTCCAGCTAACCGTCAAGTCCGGCAGTTCTTTCTTAAGTTCGACCAACGCAGGCGCGACAACGCTCATCGCAAGAGACGCGCTGCACGACACCCGCAGCAGGCTCGCGGGCCCGAGTGCAAGTGCATGCGCGAAATCATCGACACGCATGGCCGCCTGATAGACATGCTCGACTTCCCGGAAAAGCGAATGTGCTTCCGCGGTCGGTACGAGCCGGCCTTTGGTGCGCTCGAATAGCCGCAAGCCGAGTGTCGTCTCGATATGCGATACCAGCTTGCTGACGGCTGGCTGAGAGACGAACAGGAGCTTGGAAGCCGAGTTGATCGACCCTGTAAGCATCACAGCGCGAAACACTTCCATGTGCCGAAGCTTGAAGCGCATCGGGTTTTCCCCAAATTAACCGAACGTTATAGGGTAAACGAACTTCAGCATACGACAAAGTTCCGCTTTCTCCGTAGCATCGCGTCAAACCATCTGATTGAGCTTGGAGACGAGGAACATGAACCAACTTGACTTGCACGATCGCGTCTGCGTGATCACTGGAGGCTCGGGCGCTATCGGCTATTCGATCGCCGAGCGGTTTGTAGCGTCGGGCGCGAAAGTCTCGCTGTGGGATATCGACGGCGAGGCCGCTCAGGCAGCCGCCGAAAAGGTGGGTGCCGTGTCGTCGGCACAGGTCAACGTGTCCGATGCCGCGAGTATCGCGCACGCGGCCAAAGACGTGTACGAACGGTTGGGATCGATCGACGTGCTGATTAACGCGGCGGGCATTAACGGACCGATCGGCCCGGTCGACACCTATCCAATCGACGGTTGGCGGCAGGTGATCGAAGTCAATCTCACCGGCGTTTTCCTGTGCTGTCGCGAAGTGTTGCCGTATCTGCGTCGTGCGCGCCATGCACGCATCGTGAATCTGTCCTCGGTTGGCGGAAAGGAAGGCAACCCGAATCAAGGTGCGTATGGCGCCTCGAAAGCGGGGGTGATTGCACTGACCAAGTCGCTAGGAAAGGAACTGGCGAATACCGATATCCGTGTGAATTGCGTGACGCCGGCCGCGATCGAATCGGAGATGCTGCGCAATATGACGGACGACGCGCGCAACTTCGTGCTCGCAAAGATTCCGCTTGGACGCGCGGGCCGACCGGACGAAGTTGCGTCGATGGTCGCGTGGCTCGCGACCGAGGACTGCTCGTTCTCGACCGGCGCCGCGTTCGATCTGACCGGCGGCCGCGCCACGTATTGACGGGCTGGCGCGTGCTCATGAACCCCATTTCTCTTTCTCATCTCACGGTGCTGGATGTCGGCCCGCCTCATCTGATCGAACTCGCGGCGCAAGCGGGTTTCCGCGCCGTAGGCCTTCGCCTGTGTGCGCCGATGCGCGGCGGCATCGCTTATCCATTGCGTGCAGGGTCGCCTGAGTTGCGCGAGACGCGGCGCCTGATGACGGAGCACGATGTCGTCGTGTCCGACATCGAGGTCGTGCGCATCGCAGCCGATACACGCCCCGGCGACTACGTGGCCACGTTCGAAGCGGGCGCCGAACTCGGCGCGCGACGCGTCTGTATCAACATCGACGATGCCGAGCGTGCGCGTGTGATCGACCGCCTGGGCGCGTTGTGCGATCTGGCGAGTCCGTTTGGCCTGGCGCTCGACGTCGAGTTCATGATCTGGCGACCCGTCGCGCGGCTCGCAGATGCGGTGAGCGTCGTCAGCGAAGTCGGCCGGCGCAACGCCTTTGTGCTCATCGATGCGCTACATCTGATTCGCTCCGGCGGCACGGTTGCCGAGGTCGCGGCGGTTGATTCCGCGGTGATCGGCAGCGTGCAGCTTTGCGATGCACCCCTTGCTTCTCCGCCGTCCTCGGGCATCGTCGATGAAGCCCGCGGCAACCGGTTGTTGCCGGGCGAGGGCGAGTTGCCTTTGCGCGAACTGTTAGCGGCGGTTCCGAAAGACGTGGCGCTAGCTGCGGAAGTGCCGCTAGCTCGCGAGACGAATCTCGCGCAGCGCGCACGCCTCGTAAGGCAGAGCATGGAGAACTTGTTCGCAGACAGACCGTAACGGCGAGCTGAAAACCCACATAAATACTGGAGACGGAAATGACGACCAATACCCTGCAAAATAGCGCCACACCGGCGCTCGTACCCGAGGAGCGCCGAAAGCACGCCAGAAAGGCGGCGATTGCCGGATGGATCGGCAGCGCACTCGAATACTACGACTTCTTCATTTACGGCACGGTCGCCGCGCTGGTTTTTCCTCGCATCTTTTTTCC encodes the following:
- a CDS encoding LysR substrate-binding domain-containing protein; the protein is MRVDDFAHALALGPASLLRVSCSASLAMSVVAPALVELKKELPDLTVSWKTTLMADMPMELLSKEAEVAISAMPVAHEHLHNVPFMYGHMVCAMPNHHRLAARESISLADLVTEPIVLFKRDIPFGTVIAQACQQAGVDLKSTIDVMRSDQALALVEGGLGVTIVDNFATTGSSLAIRPLREKIELTANFVYSRFAPPSHNASRFMQAVYERAEQLERAIPDVIFP
- a CDS encoding LysR family transcriptional regulator; this translates as MTLKDRFSGFNEFVLSAQEGSFTAAGARLGLTSSAVGKAVTRLERRLATKLVHRTTRRLTLTSEGEAYLASCLRVLNDLEETESYLTTGRQEPVGKVRLELPATFGRRHVLPALLELSNRHPRLDLSANFSERRADLIAEGVDVAVRIGELRDDSDIAARRLGEQRLIICAASSYLQLHGVPQTREDLLNHDCIVGLRRSEPAQWLLKNLQDTFEPTAVRVRYELGDGEAMLNTALAGCGLAQLPTWLVGEHLRSGALVQVLQPWSGGEMPVHVIWPRTKYIQPRIRVVIDELVRLSDQPGSGFRA
- a CDS encoding sugar phosphate isomerase/epimerase family protein; protein product: MNPISLSHLTVLDVGPPHLIELAAQAGFRAVGLRLCAPMRGGIAYPLRAGSPELRETRRLMTEHDVVVSDIEVVRIAADTRPGDYVATFEAGAELGARRVCINIDDAERARVIDRLGALCDLASPFGLALDVEFMIWRPVARLADAVSVVSEVGRRNAFVLIDALHLIRSGGTVAEVAAVDSAVIGSVQLCDAPLASPPSSGIVDEARGNRLLPGEGELPLRELLAAVPKDVALAAEVPLARETNLAQRARLVRQSMENLFADRP
- a CDS encoding SDR family NAD(P)-dependent oxidoreductase, which codes for MNQLDLHDRVCVITGGSGAIGYSIAERFVASGAKVSLWDIDGEAAQAAAEKVGAVSSAQVNVSDAASIAHAAKDVYERLGSIDVLINAAGINGPIGPVDTYPIDGWRQVIEVNLTGVFLCCREVLPYLRRARHARIVNLSSVGGKEGNPNQGAYGASKAGVIALTKSLGKELANTDIRVNCVTPAAIESEMLRNMTDDARNFVLAKIPLGRAGRPDEVASMVAWLATEDCSFSTGAAFDLTGGRATY